A portion of the Acidisarcina polymorpha genome contains these proteins:
- the cyaY gene encoding iron donor protein CyaY → MRGMESKRRVNLRENRDVPTLASGSKISIEFTSFRSSLPGFCLGMCPSVNRDARWYTVIMLDELTFRRHADAALEALKKSLISAEEGGEFEVEENSGALNVLFEEPPGKFVITPNAPVRQIWISALSTSFKLEWSEQAGDFVLVKDNIGFRPLVARLINQHLGSDTVVLT, encoded by the coding sequence ATGCGGGGCATGGAGAGCAAGCGCCGCGTGAATTTGCGTGAAAACCGGGATGTTCCCACACTGGCAAGTGGATCCAAAATCTCGATTGAATTTACGAGCTTTCGATCATCGCTTCCCGGATTTTGCCTCGGAATGTGCCCCAGCGTCAACCGCGATGCGCGTTGGTACACTGTCATTATGCTTGATGAACTGACTTTCCGCCGACATGCCGATGCTGCCCTTGAAGCTCTGAAGAAAAGCTTGATCTCCGCGGAAGAGGGGGGAGAGTTTGAGGTGGAAGAGAATAGCGGCGCCTTGAACGTGCTCTTCGAGGAACCCCCGGGGAAGTTTGTCATCACCCCGAATGCACCCGTACGCCAGATCTGGATCTCCGCCCTCTCCACCAGTTTCAAGCTTGAGTGGTCGGAGCAGGCGGGAGACTTCGTTCTGGTAAAAGACAATATTGGTTTTCGACCCTTGGTGGCGAGGCTGATTAATCAGCATCTGGGTTCAGATACGGTGGTGTTGACCTAG
- a CDS encoding single-stranded DNA-binding protein: MAKSVNKVILLGNVGKDPEFKMLPSGQGVANFSIATAERFKDKGGEWQERTEWHNLVAYARLAEIIRDYVKKGTKLYVEGRLTTRSWDDKESGKKVYRTEVVMSELSLLSGRGEGDGGSGGNYSRSSSSAASSSSFDQRPSGSPDDYAHSTEITDDDIPF, encoded by the coding sequence ATGGCGAAGAGCGTTAATAAAGTAATTCTGTTAGGCAACGTAGGCAAGGACCCGGAGTTCAAAATGCTGCCCAGCGGTCAGGGAGTAGCAAACTTCTCAATCGCTACAGCCGAGCGTTTCAAGGACAAGGGCGGCGAATGGCAGGAGCGTACCGAATGGCATAATCTGGTCGCCTATGCGCGATTGGCCGAGATCATCCGCGACTATGTCAAAAAAGGCACAAAGCTTTACGTGGAGGGGCGGCTTACGACTCGCTCCTGGGACGACAAGGAAAGCGGCAAGAAAGTTTATCGTACCGAAGTGGTGATGAGCGAACTCTCGCTTCTCTCCGGGCGCGGCGAGGGCGATGGGGGAAGCGGCGGCAACTACTCCCGCTCCAGCAGTTCAGCTGCAAGCAGCAGTTCGTTCGACCAGCGGCCGTCAGGCTCGCCCGACGATTACGCCCACTCAACCGAGATCACCGACGACGACATCCCGTTCTAG